A region from the Triticum aestivum cultivar Chinese Spring chromosome 3D, IWGSC CS RefSeq v2.1, whole genome shotgun sequence genome encodes:
- the LOC123077167 gene encoding disease resistance protein RGA5, whose product MVVVDASTGVMNALLCKLSKLLEDEYSRLKGVRRQITFLRDELSSMNAVLETLADAEQLDPLKTEWRDKVRELSYDIEDCIDDFADRVGDDRGEELRTGLKGFFSKLRNLKARREIAGEIQQLKIRTVEASERRRRYDFLEPAPRSGASCAIDPRLPALYEDAARLVGIDGPKEHILGWFCKEKEHDDLKVLPIVGSGGLGKTTLANQVYCQLKGQFQCMALVSVSRNPNIQKILRQMLTEFGISGGALDDERQLIDRIRDHLKDKRYLVVIDDVWDVEAWKAIRLALFNNKCGSRIITTTRNAAVASYCSGDSSYVYQMESLNSADSRRLFFKRAFGSEEVCYPHLEEVSNQILAKCGGLPLAIITLSSLLADKHAKDEWNRVLTAIGSALANDPNAGNMTKILSLSYFDLSHHVRTCLLYLSVFPEDHRVDKQRLISRWVAEGFIHEEQGRSAYEVGKGYFNDLINKNLIQPVDVEYGQPKACRVHDIILDFITCKAAEENFVTLFDSVEHGQASDYRVRRLCVENRNSNKVTIPTSLILSHVRSLTVFGHCMKESLLTFPTLRVLDLGECWELENHHLANIGKLLHLKYLRLGQSRITELPRKIGELRYLETLDIRGTRIQELPPTIARLQRLAHLHVNHMIRFPDSVIGQMQSLEEVEDFGVFSYEQGKCLQEFSQLSKLRTLKVANGWSPDTTKRSRLEVIEGYLGTLLSSCNLRHLYFLDSYGGASLPAYRYPVSLESSCPTDTCILRKLHITYCYIDKVPSWMSLLENLRELNLYMFSMGSEDVAILGAIPSLLFLELRTFFGTNGRIVLAGFRSLKYFDLEIFCCGTLLEFEAGSMPNLEHLKLELRVHKMECLNGASDFGIHRLSTLNKVEISIYGDTDGVYDLYEDITVKCVASRLETAIEKLPNHPALSFLPGGLSPCLHFEKFIESYNRRYGDPMEYWRL is encoded by the exons atGGTGGTCGTGGATGCCTCCACGGGGGTGATGAACGCCCTGCTGTGCAAGCTCTCCAAGCTGCTGGAGGACGAGTACTCCAGGCTCAAAGGCGTGCGCCGTCAGATAACTTTCCTCAGGGACGAGCTGAGCAGCATGAACGCCGTACTGGAAACTCTCGCCGACGCGGAGCAGCTCGACCCTCTCAAGACAGAATGGCGGGACAAGGTGCGCGAGCTCTCCTACGACATCGAGGATTGCATCGACGACTTCGCGGACCGCGTCGGCGATGACCGTGGCGAGGAGCTGCGGACAGGCCTCAAGGGGTTCTTCAGCAAGCTGAGGAATCTCAAGGCCCGCCGCGAGATCGCCGGCGAGATACAGCAGCTCAAGATCCGCACGGTCGAGGCGAGCGAGCGGCGCAGGAGGTATGATTTTCTTGAGCCGGCGCCGAGATCTGGCGCTTCTTGTGCCATCGACCCTCGGCTGCCGGCGTTGTACGAGGATGCGGCTAGGCTTGTGGGCATCGATGGCCCCAAGGAGCATATCCTTGGCTGGTTCTGCAAGGAGAAGGAGCATGATGATCTCAAGGTGTTGCCGATTGTCGGCTCAGGAGGCCTTGGCAAGACCACTCTTGCAAACCAAGTGTACTGCCAGTTAAAAGGACAATTTCAGTGCATGGCTCTTGTGTCGGTGTCTCGGAATCCAAACATACAGAAGATTTTACGGCAAATGCTCACCGAATTTGGGATCAGCGGTGGTGCACTGGATGACGAACGGCAACTCATCGACAGGATAAGAGACCACCTCAAAGATAAAAG GTACTTGGTTGTAATTGATGATGTATGGGACGTCGAAGCATGGAAAGCTATCAGGCTTGCTCTGTTCAATAATAAGTGTGGTAGCAGAATCATCACCACAACGCGTAACGCTGCCGTCGCGTCATATTGCTCAGGTGACAGCAGTTATGTTTATCAAATGGAGTCCCTTAATTCTGCTGACTCCAGAAGGCTATTCTTTAAAAGAGCATTTGGTTCCGAAGAAGTGTGCTACCCTCACCTGGAAGAAGTTTCTAACCAGATATTGGCAAAATGTGGTGGACTTCCATTGGCGATTATAACCTTATCCAGCTTGTTAGCTGACAAGCATGCAAAAGATGAATGGAACAGGGTGCTGACAGCTATTGGCTCGGCACTTGCAAATGATCCTAATGCTGGGAACATGACAAAGATATTGTCTCTGAGCTATTTTGATCTTTCTCACCATGTGAGAACCTGTTTGTTGTATTTGAGTGTATTCCCAGAAGATCATAGGGTTGACAAACAGCGGTTGATAAGTCGATGGGTCGCGGAAGGATTCATCCATGAAGAACAAGGGCGAAGTGCCTATGAAGTAGGCAAGGGCTATTTCAATGACCTCATCAACAAAAACTTGATCCAGCCAGTTGATGTAGAGTATGGCCAGCCCAAGGCGTGCCGGGTTCACGACATCATCCTTGATTTCATCACGTgcaaggctgctgaagaaaatTTCGTCACGTTATTCGATTCCGTGGAGCATGGACAGGCTTCAGATTACAGGGTTCGCCGGCTTTGTGTCGAGAATCGCAACAGCAATAAGGTTACCATACCAACAAGCCTGATACTATCCCATGTCCGATCACTTACTGTATTTGGACACTGCATGAAAGAATCTTTGTTGACATTCCCCACCCTTCGTGTGCTGGACCTGGGAGAATGTTGGGAGTTAGAAAACCATCATCTTGCAAATATTGGAAAGTTGCTTCATCTCAAGTACCTGCGTCTTGGACAATCTAGAATTACTGAGCTCCCCAGAAAAATTGGAGAACTGCGATATTTAGAAACACTGGACATCAGAGGTACCAGGATTCAGGAACTGCCACCAACTATTGCTAGGCTTCAACGATTGGCACATCTACATGTTAATCACATGATTAGGTTTCCAGACAGTGTGATTGGGCAGATGCAGAGTTTAGAAGAGGTGGAAGATTTCGGCGTCTTCTCCTATGAACAGGGCAAGTGTCTGCAAGAATTCAGTCAGCTAAGTAAGCTGAGGACACTGAAGGTAGCAAATGGTTGGTCACCTGACACAACCAAAAGGAGCCGTCTTGAGGTTATCGAGGGTTATCTGGGAACTTTACTGTCTTCGTGCAATCTTCGTCATCTCTATTTCCTCGACAGTTATGGCGGTGCCAGCCTTCCAGCTTACCGCTATCCAGTGTCACTAGAATCGTCGTGCCCTACTGATACGTGCATCCTTAGGAAGCTCCACATCACATACTGTTACATCGACAAGGTTCCAAGTTGGATGAGCCTGCTTGAAAACCTCAGGGAACTAAACCTTTATATGTTCAGTATGGGATCAGAAGATGTTGCGATTCTTGGAGCAATTCCATCTTTGCTTTTTCTTGAGCTGAGGACTTTCTTCGGCACCAACGGGAGGATCGTGCTCGCCGGGTTCAGAAGCTTGAAGTATTTCGACCTAGAAATCTTCTGCTGCGGTACCTTGCTGGAATTTGAAGCTGGGTCCATGCCGAATCTTGAGCACCTCAAGCTTGAACTCCGCGTGCACAAGATGGAGTGCCTGAACGGCGCTTCTGATTTCGGCATCCACCGCCTCTCCACCCTCAACAAGGTTGAGATCAGTATTTATGGCGACACCGATGGTGTCTACGATCTGTATGAAGACATCACCGTGAAATGCGTCGCGAGCCGCCTCGAAACCGCCATCGAGAAGCTTCCCAACCATCCCGCTCTCTCGTTTCTACCTGGTGGATTATCGCCGTGTCTGCATTTTGAAAAGTTCATTGAATCC TACAATCGAAGGTATGGAGACCCAATGGAGTATTGGAGGTTGTGA
- the LOC123073975 gene encoding uncharacterized protein gives MEGLTESEVAGFAVGAFLLGASIAAQRVDGFVAASQRRSLNMCKRCGDLRMVACSQCKGVGSVRKGGTFTFGMLEDIYESLGAETKAADLAPCSKCRSKGRLPCEECAKVR, from the exons ATGGAGGGGCTGACGGAGAGCGAGGTCGCCGGCTTTGCGGTGGGCGCCTTTCTGCTCGGCGCCAGCATCGCCGCGCAGAGGGTCGACGGCTTCGTCGCCGCTTCGCAGAGAAG GTCTTTAAACATGTGCAAGCGTTGTGGTGATCTTCGGATGGTGGCATGTTCACAATGCAAAGGAGTAGGCTCTGTCAGGAAAGGTGGAACCTTCACATTCGGTATGCTGGAGGACATCTATGAGTCGCTTGGAGCTGAAACAAAGGCAGCAGATTTGGCCCCTTGCTCAAAGTGCCGTTCTAAAGGCCGCCTCCCTTGTGAAGAGTGCGCCAAGGTCAGATGA